The following coding sequences are from one Cervus canadensis isolate Bull #8, Minnesota chromosome 4, ASM1932006v1, whole genome shotgun sequence window:
- the CDKN2AIPNL gene encoding CDKN2AIP N-terminal-like protein gives MVGGEAAAAVEELISGVRRATDFAEQFRSYSESEKQWKARMEFILRHLPDYRDPPDGGGRLDQLLSLSMVWANHLFLGCSYNKDLLDKVMEMADGIEVEDLPQFTTRSELMKKHQS, from the exons ATGGTGGGTGGCGAGGCGGCTGCTGCCGTGGAAGAGCTGATCTCGGGTGTGCGGCGAGCGACTGACTTCGCTGAGCAGTTCCGCTCCTACTCGGAGAGCGAGAAGCAATGGAAGGCCCGCATGGAATTCATCCTGCGCCACCTGCCCGACTATCGCGATCCACCCGACGGCGGCGGCCGCCTGGACCAGCTGCTGTCCCTCTCCATGGTCTGGGCCAACCACCTCTTCCTGGGTTGCAG TTACAACAAAGACCTTTTAGACAAGGTGATGGAAATGGCTGATGGGATTGAAGTGGAAGACCTGCCGCAGTTTACTACCAGAAGTGAATTAATGAAAAAG caTCAAAGCTAA